The Antennarius striatus isolate MH-2024 chromosome 23, ASM4005453v1, whole genome shotgun sequence genome has a segment encoding these proteins:
- the LOC137590856 gene encoding cytochrome b5 domain-containing protein 1-like, with product MSRRKYFTPAEVSEHNTAADLWVSFLGKVYDLTPLVTQHEGEALLLPIMEFAGRDISSWFNAETGHVLRHVDLQTNCSQCYTPRGRFVHVPPGGPRSDWAANVGRPWWTDGGYQVGLLSAEPRWIRVINTLTSQEQRLQVCSEETVAEILQRYLRYNSHAHSYTWKHKGMALDMSKTLYENNVFTSDTELQRLQLHCDQFPPAILLHFSDDLTDG from the exons ATGTCCCGACGGAAGTACTTCACACCCGCCGAGGTGTCCGAACACAACACCGCTGCCGACCTGTGGGTGTCGTTTCTGGGCAAAGTGTATGACCTGACGCCACTGGTGACCCAGCACGAAG gtgaagccctcctcCTGCCCATCATGGAGTTTGCGGGTCGGGACATCAGCAGCTGGTTCAATGCCGAGACCGGACAC GTCCTGAGACACGTGGACCTGCAGACCAACTGTTCCCAGTGCTACACCCCCAGGGGACGCTTCGTCCACGTCCCACCCGGTGGCCCTCGCTCCGACTGGGCCGCCAACGTGGGCCGGCCCTGGTGGACTGACGGGGGCTACCAGGTGGGGCTGCTGTCAGCCGAACCGCGGTGGATACGAGTGATCAACACGCTGACGTCACAGGAGCAGCGACTCCAG GTGTGTTCCGAGGAGACCGTGGCTGAGATCCTCCAGCGTTACCTGCGCTACAACAGCCACGCCCACAGCTATACCTGGAAACACAAAGGCATGGCTCTGGACATGAGTAAGACGCTGTACGAGAACAACGTCTTCACCAGCGACACGGAGCTCCAACGGCTGCAGCTGCACTGCGACCAGTTCCCCCCCGCCATCCTCCTCCACTTCAGCGACGACCTCACagatggatga
- the asgr1a gene encoding C-type lectin domain family 10 member A, protein MTTEYHDEPEDDSSSFWNKDPVPLSISTAYRFRRWLFPGLTSAVILVLIIIMAASSARTFNQLWSLKTNAANLSESLSAAQQLTKDTAKDVHRLKFAVEGNQDQLTSVSEALKQLSTLDAIGRTVATLKCSLDRFMNNGTVGVGCCPLEWETFETSCYLFSKTPLSWDRARDWCNGHESHLVILNTDKEWDFVAQYATGTFFWVGLSDERTGKWEWVNQTPYVMNRRRWKPGQPDSWTGHGLGPGDEDCAHLHFDGRLNDLHCSTRLRYICQRHSQRN, encoded by the exons ATGACGACTGAATACCATGATGAACCTGAAGATGACAGCAGCTCCTTCTGGAACAAAG aTCCCGTCCCGCTGTCCATCTCCACAGCCTACAGGTTCAGGCGGTGGTTGTTTCCCGGTTTAACATCCGCAGTCATCCTGGTTCTGATCATCATTATGGCAGCCAGCA GCGCGAGGACGTTCAACCAGCTGTGGTCCCTGAAGACAAATGCTGCCAACCTGTCGGAGTCGCTGAGCGCCGCACAGCAGCTAACAAAAG ATACAGCCAAAGATGTCCATCGCTTGAAGTTTGCCGTGGAGGGCAACCAGGACCAGTTAACCTCAG TGTCGGAGGCGCTGAAGCAGCTGTCCACCCTGGACGCCATCGGAAGGACAGTCGCCACACTCAAGTGTTCCCTTGACCGTTTCATGAACAATG GAACTGTGGGGGTCGGCTGTTGCCCCCTGGAGTGGGAGACATTTGAGACCAGCTGTTACCTGTTCAGTAAGACGCCTCTGTCCTGGGACAGGGCCAGAGACTGGTGCAACGGACACGAGTCTCACCTCGTCATCCTCAACACCGACAAGGAGTGG gacTTTGTGGCCCAATATGCCACCGGCACCTTCTTCTGGGTGGGACTGTCGGACGAGAGGACGGGCAAGTGGGAGTGGGTCAATCAGACGCCATACGTCATGAATCGACG GAGGTGGAAACCTGGTCAGCCTGACAGTTGGACCGGCCACGGTCTGGGACCAGGCGATGAAGACTGTGCTCACCTTCACTTTGACGGACGCCTGAATGACCTCCACTGCTCCACTCGGCTGCGCTACATCTGCCAGAGACACAGCCAGCGCAACTGA